One Candidatus Culexarchaeum yellowstonense genomic region harbors:
- the ileS gene encoding isoleucine--tRNA ligase, whose amino-acid sequence MGVVGTIERDYRGSSVEEEIFNWWRSNDVYLKVKERLKGKPKLYFLDGPPYVTNPIHVGTAWNKILKDAFLRYFRMAGYNVRDQPGYDMHGLPIEVMVERKLGLKTKKEIESLGVDRFVEECKRYALDNLKVMEGQFKNLGVWMDWDKPYMTIDPNYIQAAWWLVKRAYERGLLSEGYMVFHWCPRCETVLSGYEVTDEYRDVRDPSIYVKFPVEGKSGEYILIWTTTPWTLPSNVAIMVNPKETYVKVQVGDEKYILAEARCEAVFKEAGLSFKVLERFSGASLEGLKYTPALLDEVPAQRKIRGVHRVVLSEEFVSMEEGTGCVHSAPGHGEEDFIVGLRYGLPVLCIVDDRGIFTPEAGKYAGKSIWDANAEIIEDLKRKGLLLHQSWIIHRYPHCWRCKSPLILKATTQWFIRVPEIRDALIAENERVEWIPEWAGKNRFRNWLESVREWVISRQRYWGIPMPIWKCSNCGNFVVIGSVEELKSMSQNPLELKDLHRPWIDSVTLKCSNCGGVMRRVPDVLDVWMDSSVASWASLNFPVSREEFDEWWPPYFILEGPDQTRGWFYTLLVSGYIGFGIAPYKRVLMHGWSLDEQGRPMHKSLGNVIAPEEVFKKYSRDALRFYELQCTPWEDLRFSMKEVEEIHRVLTIMWNVYYFASLYMNLDGYSPQKYPLSSMIGHLQPEDRWLLSRFESIVKHCNESMGKLHIHEVARAVRSFVVDDLSRWYVRLIRRRIWLEGDDPSKNAVYSVLYHVLLRLLKLSAPIIPFMTEKLYQSIFRVADPSLPESIHMCDWPKPMEEFIDESLLKGMEIVRDVVEASYKVRQDKRIKLRYPLKEMIIATDNPEVAKGIEFFRNIVIDQGNVKNLSLIPLSEASKFKVYDVLVNYSSLGPKYKGLLPKIMLKIESMDAYSIKSEMDSKGYVTFNVDGVDVQLSREDLTFEEKVKEGYGYTKFKYGELYLNCSIDRELMAEGLARDVVRRLQAMRKDLDLPVDAYVDAYVCVEDPETLELLKSMEWYILREVRVRNLSLGLKKPPGTYYEKVWEIGDQMFGMGISWVK is encoded by the coding sequence ATGGGTGTAGTGGGAACTATTGAGAGGGATTATAGGGGTTCAAGTGTTGAGGAGGAGATATTCAATTGGTGGAGGAGCAATGATGTATACTTGAAGGTTAAGGAGAGACTTAAGGGTAAACCTAAATTATACTTCTTGGATGGTCCACCATACGTTACAAACCCAATACATGTGGGTACTGCTTGGAATAAGATATTGAAGGATGCTTTCTTGAGATACTTTAGGATGGCTGGATACAATGTTAGGGATCAGCCTGGATATGATATGCATGGTCTACCGATAGAGGTTATGGTGGAGAGGAAGCTTGGATTGAAGACTAAGAAGGAGATCGAATCTCTTGGTGTTGATAGGTTTGTTGAGGAGTGTAAGAGGTATGCATTGGATAATTTGAAGGTTATGGAGGGGCAGTTTAAGAATCTCGGCGTCTGGATGGATTGGGATAAGCCATACATGACCATAGACCCAAATTACATTCAAGCTGCATGGTGGCTTGTTAAACGTGCATATGAGCGTGGACTCCTATCTGAGGGTTACATGGTCTTCCACTGGTGTCCAAGATGTGAAACTGTACTCTCGGGTTATGAGGTTACAGATGAGTATCGTGATGTTAGGGATCCATCAATATATGTTAAGTTTCCAGTGGAGGGGAAGAGTGGGGAGTACATATTGATTTGGACTACGACTCCATGGACTCTCCCCTCCAATGTGGCCATAATGGTTAATCCAAAGGAAACCTACGTTAAGGTTCAGGTTGGGGATGAGAAGTATATACTTGCTGAAGCCAGATGTGAGGCTGTGTTTAAGGAGGCTGGATTGAGTTTCAAGGTCTTGGAGAGGTTTAGTGGAGCTTCCCTGGAGGGGTTGAAGTATACTCCAGCTCTACTCGATGAGGTTCCAGCTCAACGTAAGATTAGGGGTGTGCATAGGGTTGTTTTAAGTGAGGAGTTTGTGAGTATGGAGGAGGGGACTGGATGCGTTCATTCAGCTCCAGGGCATGGTGAAGAGGATTTCATAGTTGGTTTGAGGTATGGGCTTCCAGTACTATGCATTGTGGATGATAGGGGTATATTCACTCCTGAGGCTGGGAAGTATGCTGGTAAAAGCATATGGGATGCCAATGCTGAGATAATTGAGGATCTTAAACGTAAGGGGCTATTACTACATCAGTCTTGGATTATACATAGGTATCCGCATTGCTGGAGATGTAAGTCTCCATTGATATTGAAGGCTACGACCCAGTGGTTTATAAGGGTTCCTGAGATTAGGGATGCTCTCATAGCTGAAAATGAGCGTGTGGAGTGGATACCTGAATGGGCTGGTAAGAATAGGTTTAGGAATTGGCTTGAGAGTGTTCGTGAATGGGTTATCTCTAGGCAGAGGTATTGGGGTATACCTATGCCCATATGGAAGTGTAGTAATTGTGGGAATTTCGTTGTGATTGGATCAGTTGAGGAGCTTAAGAGCATGTCCCAGAATCCATTGGAGTTGAAGGATCTCCATAGGCCTTGGATTGACTCAGTCACTTTGAAGTGTAGTAATTGTGGTGGAGTTATGAGGAGGGTTCCAGATGTTCTGGATGTTTGGATGGATTCCAGCGTGGCTTCGTGGGCTTCACTAAACTTCCCAGTTTCTAGGGAGGAGTTTGATGAGTGGTGGCCTCCATACTTCATTTTGGAGGGGCCTGATCAGACTAGAGGGTGGTTCTACACTCTACTTGTGAGTGGATATATTGGTTTTGGGATAGCTCCATACAAGAGGGTTTTGATGCATGGCTGGTCTCTTGATGAGCAGGGTAGGCCAATGCATAAATCCCTTGGGAATGTTATAGCTCCAGAAGAGGTTTTCAAGAAGTACTCTAGGGATGCATTGAGGTTTTATGAGCTTCAATGCACCCCATGGGAGGATTTGAGGTTCTCCATGAAGGAGGTTGAGGAAATCCATAGGGTTTTAACGATAATGTGGAATGTATACTACTTTGCAAGTCTATACATGAATCTCGATGGATATTCACCTCAAAAGTATCCTCTCTCCTCCATGATTGGCCATCTTCAGCCTGAGGATCGCTGGCTCTTAAGTAGATTCGAGTCTATTGTTAAGCATTGTAATGAGAGTATGGGCAAGTTGCATATACATGAAGTGGCTAGGGCTGTTAGGAGCTTCGTGGTTGATGATCTTAGTAGGTGGTATGTTAGGCTTATTAGGAGGAGGATTTGGCTTGAGGGTGATGATCCAAGTAAAAATGCTGTTTACTCAGTTCTATATCATGTCCTACTTAGATTGCTTAAACTATCCGCACCGATAATTCCATTCATGACTGAGAAGCTTTATCAATCCATATTTAGAGTTGCCGATCCATCGCTTCCAGAGAGCATTCACATGTGTGATTGGCCTAAGCCCATGGAAGAGTTTATTGATGAATCCCTCTTGAAGGGTATGGAGATCGTTAGGGATGTGGTTGAAGCATCATATAAGGTTAGGCAGGATAAGAGGATAAAACTGCGTTATCCACTGAAGGAAATGATAATAGCCACGGATAATCCTGAAGTCGCCAAGGGTATAGAGTTTTTCAGGAATATTGTTATTGATCAGGGGAATGTTAAGAATCTGAGCTTGATACCGCTTTCAGAGGCTTCCAAGTTTAAGGTTTACGATGTCCTAGTGAACTATTCTTCGCTTGGACCTAAGTATAAGGGGCTTCTCCCAAAGATAATGTTGAAGATAGAATCCATGGATGCATATTCCATTAAATCTGAAATGGATTCCAAGGGCTATGTAACCTTCAATGTGGATGGTGTGGATGTTCAATTGTCCAGGGAGGATTTAACCTTCGAGGAGAAGGTTAAGGAGGGATATGGATATACGAAGTTTAAGTATGGAGAGCTGTATCTAAATTGCTCCATAGATAGGGAGCTTATGGCTGAAGGACTTGCTAGGGATGTGGTTAGAAGGCTTCAAGCCATGAGGAAGGATTTAGACCTACCTGTGGATGCATATGTGGATGCATATGTCTGTGTGGAGGATCCTGAGACTTTAGAACTTTTGAAGAGCATGGAATGGTACATATTGAGGGAGGTTAGAGTTAGAAATCTTAGTTTGGGGTTAAAGAAGCCGCCTGGAACATATTATGAGAAGGTGTGGGAGATAGGGGATCAAATGTTTGGGATGGGTATATCATGGGTGAAGTGA
- the gcvH gene encoding glycine cleavage system protein GcvH, translated as MSHEKLVVKEGLYYTKEHEWAKIENGSVRVGISDYAQKELKDIVYIELPQVGKKVKQSERLCSIESVKAVSDVYSPVSGEVVEVNRQLESSPELLNKDPYGDGWIAVIKAEKLNEEVKKLMNAEKYREYIKTLEKH; from the coding sequence ATGTCCCATGAAAAGTTAGTGGTAAAGGAAGGTCTATACTATACGAAGGAACATGAATGGGCTAAAATAGAAAATGGTAGTGTTAGAGTTGGGATAAGCGACTACGCACAAAAAGAACTTAAAGACATAGTATACATAGAGCTACCACAAGTTGGAAAGAAGGTTAAACAATCTGAGAGGCTATGTAGCATAGAATCAGTTAAAGCAGTCTCAGATGTATACAGCCCAGTAAGCGGGGAAGTTGTGGAGGTTAATAGGCAACTTGAAAGTTCACCAGAACTATTAAACAAAGACCCATATGGAGATGGGTGGATAGCAGTAATTAAAGCTGAAAAGCTAAATGAGGAAGTTAAAAAATTGATGAACGCAGAGAAATATAGGGAATATATAAAGACATTGGAGAAGCATTAA
- a CDS encoding ATP-NAD kinase family protein, whose amino-acid sequence MGEVKSNRKRVGLIVNPIAGMGGRVGLKGTDGIEVLEKAIKLGAKPVSPERARVFLDYLKKFNLDIELITYPKLMGEYEALEAGFKPTVIGSVGERTSREDTVKAAKLMHSIGVDLIVFCGGDGTARDICEAIDLNVPVLGIPAGVKMYSAVFTFNIEDAARIVAEYLAGNLPVKPMEVMDIDEEAFRCNRLSIKLYGYLLVPYSPGYVQRAKSPTMPMDSELENQRGIAKYVLELMKPDVLYILGPGTTVKAITDMLGLDKTLLGVDLMLNFKIVAKDVSEADILRFLDGGGFSKACIIVSPIGGQGFIFGRGNQQISANVIRRVGVDNIIIVATWGKISSLDALHVDTGDLELNEKLRGYRRVIVDYREEIIFKVV is encoded by the coding sequence ATGGGTGAAGTGAAGTCCAATAGGAAAAGGGTTGGCTTAATAGTGAACCCAATAGCTGGGATGGGTGGAAGGGTTGGTCTTAAGGGTACTGATGGCATTGAAGTTTTGGAGAAGGCTATCAAATTGGGCGCTAAACCAGTTTCCCCTGAGAGGGCTAGAGTATTTCTCGATTATTTGAAGAAGTTTAACTTGGACATAGAGTTAATCACATATCCAAAGCTTATGGGTGAATATGAGGCCTTGGAGGCTGGCTTCAAACCCACGGTGATTGGAAGTGTTGGTGAGAGGACTAGTAGGGAGGATACTGTGAAGGCTGCTAAGCTTATGCATAGCATTGGGGTTGATTTAATTGTTTTCTGTGGTGGTGATGGAACTGCAAGGGATATTTGTGAAGCCATTGATTTAAACGTCCCCGTATTAGGAATTCCGGCTGGTGTGAAGATGTATTCGGCGGTATTCACATTTAACATTGAGGATGCAGCTAGGATTGTTGCGGAATATTTGGCTGGGAATTTGCCTGTTAAGCCTATGGAGGTTATGGATATTGATGAAGAGGCTTTCAGATGCAATAGGCTTTCAATAAAGCTTTATGGTTACCTACTAGTCCCATACTCCCCTGGATATGTTCAGAGAGCTAAATCTCCAACTATGCCTATGGATAGTGAATTGGAGAATCAGAGGGGGATTGCCAAATATGTATTGGAGCTTATGAAACCTGACGTCCTATATATCCTTGGCCCTGGAACTACGGTTAAAGCTATAACTGATATGCTTGGCTTGGATAAGACTCTCCTGGGCGTGGATTTAATGCTCAATTTCAAGATTGTGGCTAAGGATGTATCTGAGGCTGATATATTGCGTTTTCTTGATGGTGGTGGTTTTAGCAAGGCTTGCATAATAGTTTCCCCGATTGGTGGTCAGGGTTTCATATTTGGTAGGGGGAATCAGCAGATAAGTGCAAATGTCATTAGGAGGGTTGGTGTGGATAACATAATTATTGTTGCCACTTGGGGTAAGATTTCCAGTTTGGATGCATTGCATGTGGATACTGGGGATTTGGAGCTTAATGAAAAATTGAGGGGTTATAGGAGGGTTATCGTTGATTATAGAGAGGAGATTATTTTCAAGGTTGTTTAA
- the radA gene encoding DNA repair and recombination protein RadA, producing the protein MGGLKYRYPQLEDNGRLIKIQEEKEEKGEEKKAKKIRSISDLPGVGPATEQKLIEAGYKTIEAIAIATPAEIMAATGLGEKVAQKIIMAARSALELGFKTADLIYEQRLKVNRISTGSKNLDRLLGGGVETQSITEVFGEFGSGKTQLAHQLSVNVQLPPEAGGLGGRALYIDCEGTFRPERIVSMAMAKGLDPKEALKNIIFARAYNSDHQMLLVEQAKDVIEEKNIKLIVVDSVTGHFRAEYLGRESLADRQQKLNRHLHALARLADIFNVAVFITNQVMARPDAFFGDPTRAVGGHVLFHVPGARIYLRKSSENKRIARLVDSPYLPEAEAVFQITEEGITDPRE; encoded by the coding sequence ATGGGAGGATTAAAATATAGGTATCCACAATTAGAAGATAATGGGAGGCTGATAAAAATCCAAGAAGAGAAGGAAGAGAAGGGAGAAGAGAAGAAGGCTAAGAAGATAAGAAGCATATCAGACCTACCAGGAGTTGGACCCGCCACAGAACAAAAACTTATAGAGGCAGGATACAAAACCATAGAAGCAATAGCCATAGCAACACCAGCAGAAATCATGGCAGCCACAGGACTTGGAGAGAAAGTTGCACAGAAAATAATCATGGCCGCCAGATCAGCACTGGAATTGGGGTTCAAAACGGCAGACCTAATATATGAACAGAGATTAAAGGTGAATAGGATAAGTACTGGAAGCAAAAACCTAGATAGACTACTCGGTGGAGGAGTTGAAACACAATCAATAACAGAGGTTTTCGGGGAATTTGGAAGTGGGAAAACTCAATTGGCACATCAATTATCAGTAAACGTTCAATTACCACCAGAAGCAGGAGGACTTGGGGGGAGAGCACTATACATAGACTGTGAAGGAACCTTTAGACCTGAAAGGATAGTGTCCATGGCCATGGCGAAGGGGCTGGACCCAAAGGAGGCTTTGAAAAATATAATATTTGCAAGGGCATACAACTCAGACCACCAAATGCTACTGGTAGAACAAGCAAAGGATGTAATAGAGGAAAAGAATATAAAGCTAATAGTTGTGGATAGCGTTACAGGACACTTCAGAGCAGAATATCTAGGTAGGGAAAGCTTAGCAGACAGACAGCAAAAACTAAATAGACACTTACATGCATTGGCAAGACTTGCAGACATATTCAACGTAGCCGTATTCATAACAAATCAAGTTATGGCTAGACCAGACGCATTCTTCGGAGACCCAACAAGAGCAGTTGGTGGACATGTACTCTTCCATGTTCCAGGAGCAAGGATATACCTTAGGAAGAGCAGCGAAAACAAGAGGATAGCTAGACTCGTAGACAGCCCATACCTACCCGAAGCAGAAGCAGTATTCCAAATAACAGAAGAAGGAATAACTGATCCACGTGAATAG
- the gcvT gene encoding glycine cleavage system aminomethyltransferase GcvT: protein MLKTHLSDLFESRGAKMIDFVGWKMPLWFTNITEEHLAVRNKAGIFDVSHMGRMLIEGKDSTHFLNYITTNNVEKLKPGRMHYSTICNQNGGIKDDVMLQKITEDRYVLVVNASNREKIYNWLTQNSKGYEVKIEDVTFEVPMLAIQGPYAEKIMQKIVDIDLKKLTFWRLSPCKIMGYEAIISNSGYTGENGFEVTIWRIPKGESEKLIKIYMEILKAGEEYGLKECGLGARDTLRLEAGLVLYGNDIDEDTTPFEAKLDYAVKMDKGEFIGREALQRQLNEGLRKVRVGLKMIEKGIPRPHYEIWCENEKIGVVTSGTYSPLLNIGIAMGYVKPKYNEIGREVEVAIRERRVKAKIVEWPFYNKEEYGRERKNVP from the coding sequence ATGTTGAAGACCCACCTATCAGACCTATTTGAAAGTAGAGGAGCAAAGATGATTGACTTTGTAGGTTGGAAGATGCCACTATGGTTCACAAACATAACTGAAGAACATTTAGCTGTGAGAAATAAGGCTGGGATATTCGACGTATCACACATGGGGAGAATGCTGATAGAAGGGAAAGATTCAACACACTTCCTAAACTACATAACAACAAACAACGTTGAAAAATTAAAGCCAGGCAGAATGCACTACTCCACCATATGCAACCAAAATGGAGGAATAAAGGATGATGTAATGCTACAGAAGATAACCGAAGACAGATATGTGCTCGTAGTCAACGCATCAAACAGGGAGAAAATATACAACTGGTTAACACAAAACTCAAAGGGATATGAAGTTAAGATCGAGGATGTAACCTTCGAAGTCCCAATGCTAGCCATACAAGGACCCTACGCTGAGAAGATCATGCAGAAAATTGTGGACATAGATTTAAAGAAGTTAACATTCTGGAGACTATCCCCATGCAAAATAATGGGATACGAAGCCATAATATCAAACTCCGGATACACAGGCGAAAATGGATTTGAAGTAACCATATGGAGAATCCCAAAGGGTGAAAGTGAAAAACTCATAAAGATATACATGGAAATACTAAAAGCCGGAGAAGAATATGGATTAAAAGAATGCGGCCTCGGAGCAAGAGACACACTTAGACTTGAAGCCGGACTAGTACTATATGGAAATGACATAGATGAAGATACAACACCATTCGAAGCAAAACTAGACTACGCAGTAAAAATGGATAAAGGGGAATTCATTGGTAGAGAAGCATTACAAAGACAACTAAATGAAGGATTGAGGAAGGTTAGAGTGGGATTAAAAATGATTGAGAAGGGGATACCGAGACCACACTACGAAATATGGTGCGAGAACGAAAAGATAGGAGTCGTGACAAGCGGCACATACTCACCACTACTAAACATTGGAATAGCAATGGGATACGTCAAACCAAAATACAATGAAATAGGTAGGGAAGTGGAAGTGGCTATTAGAGAGAGGAGGGTAAAAGCTAAAATAGTTGAATGGCCATTCTATAATAAAGAAGAATATGGAAGGGAGAGGAAGAATGTCCCATGA